One genomic window of Undibacterium cyanobacteriorum includes the following:
- the cobA gene encoding uroporphyrinogen-III C-methyltransferase, which translates to MDNSTSSSSTKTPQPAVGTVYLIGAGPGAADLITVRGALLLAKADIVLHDALVTQEMLELCPQAIKVSVGKRSGQRSAAQEHINQQLVAAALEHALVVRLKGGDPMLFGRADEEMSALEKAGIPFHIVPGITTAMAAASSVQLPLTKRGIARSVALFTSSTAPHESAATRIPDCDTLIQYMGGREAILTAERMLAKGFPESHPVVIVESCSRPEERHLHISLKELAQGLPACEGPVLVMMGEAMRRRLQ; encoded by the coding sequence TTGGATAATTCAACATCGTCTTCATCTACAAAAACACCTCAACCAGCCGTCGGCACCGTATATCTGATCGGTGCCGGCCCTGGTGCTGCTGATCTGATCACCGTGCGTGGTGCGCTCCTCTTAGCCAAGGCGGATATCGTTTTACACGATGCCTTGGTCACTCAAGAAATGCTTGAACTATGCCCACAGGCGATCAAAGTCTCGGTTGGCAAACGCAGCGGTCAACGCTCTGCCGCGCAGGAACACATCAATCAACAATTAGTAGCCGCCGCGCTGGAGCATGCATTGGTGGTGCGGCTCAAAGGTGGCGATCCTATGTTGTTTGGTCGTGCCGATGAAGAGATGAGCGCCCTCGAAAAAGCCGGCATCCCTTTCCATATCGTGCCCGGCATTACGACGGCAATGGCTGCCGCATCCAGTGTGCAGCTACCACTAACCAAACGTGGCATCGCCCGCAGTGTGGCCTTATTTACTTCGAGCACCGCACCGCATGAAAGCGCTGCGACACGCATTCCTGATTGCGATACCTTGATTCAATACATGGGCGGCCGCGAAGCGATTTTGACAGCTGAAAGAATGCTGGCGAAAGGCTTCCCTGAAAGCCATCCGGTGGTGATTGTCGAAAGTTGTTCGCGCCCAGAAGAAAGGCATCTACACATCAGCCTGAAAGAATTGGCGCAAGGCTTACCCGCTTGCGAAGGGCCCGTATTGGTCATGATGGGCGAAGCGATGCGTCGGCGTCTACAGTAG
- a CDS encoding phosphoadenylyl-sulfate reductase: MSTQSAQDSRRLEPIGFQERLTATQAILRHIATQFSPAVLASSLAAEDMVLTDLILKDALSIGIFSLETGRLHQETLAMLDKIKQHYGYEVALFRPQNDAVDRYVEQYGLNGFYDSVEARKACCHVRKVEPLGRALQGKQAWITGQRRAQSTTRSELAVQEHDAAHGLEKFNPLADWSEDDVWYYLQQFQVPYNGLHDKGYPSIGCEPCTRAIQPGEDIRAGRWWWENPESKECGLHLVDGKLIRIKQVG; encoded by the coding sequence ATGAGTACTCAGTCAGCCCAAGATTCTCGTCGCCTTGAACCCATTGGATTTCAAGAACGCCTCACTGCGACACAAGCGATCTTGCGTCACATTGCCACACAATTTTCACCAGCGGTACTGGCATCGAGCCTCGCTGCCGAAGATATGGTGCTGACTGATTTGATTTTGAAAGACGCATTAAGCATCGGCATCTTCTCTTTAGAGACGGGCCGCTTACACCAAGAAACCTTGGCCATGCTCGACAAAATTAAGCAGCATTATGGCTATGAAGTGGCGCTATTTCGCCCACAAAACGACGCCGTCGATCGCTATGTCGAGCAGTATGGCCTGAACGGTTTTTATGACAGCGTCGAAGCGCGCAAAGCTTGCTGCCACGTGCGCAAAGTAGAACCCTTGGGGCGCGCACTGCAAGGCAAACAAGCATGGATTACCGGCCAACGTCGCGCACAGTCGACCACACGTAGTGAACTCGCCGTGCAAGAGCATGACGCAGCCCATGGCTTAGAGAAGTTCAATCCCTTAGCGGATTGGTCGGAAGACGATGTGTGGTACTACCTGCAGCAATTCCAAGTACCGTACAACGGCTTGCATGACAAAGGCTATCCATCGATCGGTTGCGAACCGTGTACACGAGCGATACAACCTGGCGAAGATATCCGCGCTGGCCGTTGGTGGTGGGAAAACCCCGAATCCAAAGAATGCGGCTTGCATCTTGTCGACGGCAAACTGATCCGCATCAAACAAGTTGGATAG
- a CDS encoding sulfate adenylyltransferase subunit 1, with translation MSTQVTTIATADNKQATSQQAERGLLRFITAGSVDDGKSTLIGRLLFDSKGIFADQLNAISKAKHKRTVGDTIDLSLLTDGLEAEREQGITIDVAYRYFATPKRKFIIADTPGHEQYTRNMVTGASTADAVIILIDVSKVKLGDDGSVELLTQTKRHSTIAHLLQIEHVIVAVNKMDLVNYDQTVYDRIVAAYQSFADQLGLKDVRPIPLSALAGDNVVAAGDNLSWYQGPTLIELLESLSVYDENHDEAFRFPVQLVARHNGHEANDFRGYMGRVEAGSINIGDQIVVQPSGQTATVKDIQTLSGSQQTASVGQSVTILLNEYVDISRGDMLSSAKSPATVIKQVEADICWLSEEAVDLRRKYWLKHTTRQVAARVASIDTLLDINTQERRTTDTLKLNDIARVKINVQQALAADAYDHNRSTGAFILIDEVTHQTVAAGMIRLG, from the coding sequence ATGAGTACGCAAGTCACAACTATCGCTACCGCCGACAACAAGCAAGCGACTTCTCAGCAAGCCGAACGCGGCCTCTTGCGCTTCATTACTGCGGGTTCCGTCGACGATGGCAAAAGTACTTTGATTGGCCGCCTCTTATTCGATAGCAAAGGTATCTTTGCCGACCAACTCAATGCAATTTCAAAAGCGAAGCACAAACGCACCGTTGGTGACACCATCGATTTGTCTTTGTTGACCGATGGTTTGGAAGCCGAACGCGAACAAGGCATCACGATCGATGTCGCCTACCGCTACTTCGCCACACCGAAGCGTAAATTCATCATTGCAGATACGCCCGGCCACGAACAATACACGCGCAATATGGTGACCGGCGCATCAACCGCCGACGCTGTCATTATTTTGATCGACGTCTCCAAAGTTAAACTCGGTGACGATGGTAGCGTGGAATTACTGACGCAAACCAAACGCCATTCCACCATTGCCCACCTACTGCAAATTGAGCACGTGATCGTGGCCGTCAATAAGATGGATTTGGTCAACTACGATCAAACCGTGTATGACCGCATCGTCGCGGCTTATCAAAGCTTTGCCGATCAACTGGGTCTGAAAGATGTACGTCCGATTCCTTTGTCTGCCCTCGCTGGCGACAACGTCGTCGCCGCCGGTGACAATTTGTCGTGGTACCAAGGTCCGACCTTGATCGAATTGTTAGAGTCGCTCAGTGTCTACGACGAGAACCATGATGAAGCGTTCCGCTTCCCGGTGCAGTTGGTAGCGCGTCACAATGGCCATGAAGCGAACGACTTCCGTGGTTACATGGGCCGCGTTGAAGCCGGCTCCATCAACATCGGCGACCAGATCGTCGTGCAGCCATCTGGTCAGACTGCAACCGTGAAAGACATCCAAACCTTGAGTGGCTCGCAACAAACCGCCAGTGTTGGTCAATCTGTCACGATCTTGTTGAATGAATACGTCGATATTTCTCGCGGTGATATGTTGTCATCGGCGAAGAGCCCAGCGACCGTCATCAAACAAGTGGAAGCCGATATCTGCTGGTTGTCGGAAGAAGCGGTCGACCTGCGCCGTAAGTATTGGCTCAAGCATACGACCCGCCAAGTGGCGGCGCGTGTTGCGTCCATCGATACACTGCTCGATATCAACACCCAAGAACGCCGTACAACTGATACACTCAAGTTGAACGACATCGCTCGCGTCAAAATTAATGTGCAACAGGCGCTTGCCGCCGACGCGTATGACCACAATCGCAGCACCGGCGCATTCATTCTGATCGACGAAGTCACCCATCAAACAGTGGCTGCGGGAATGATACGCCTTGGATAA
- a CDS encoding DUF934 domain-containing protein, whose translation MAQIIKDRAVVNDDWTLLQLSEDDTPDTVQVPDGKVIVPLKVWLLQKNSLSERDELGVWFSSDEQAKELGNDVHRFPVIAIDFPKFADGRGYSIAYNLRTRFGFTGELRAVGDVLRDQLFYMQRVGFNAFAVRADKNIHDAVKSLSDFSEKYQASVDEKQPLFRRTERFGA comes from the coding sequence ATGGCACAGATCATCAAGGATAGAGCCGTCGTCAACGACGATTGGACTCTTTTGCAGTTATCAGAAGACGATACACCAGACACCGTTCAAGTACCGGACGGTAAAGTCATCGTTCCATTAAAAGTGTGGCTTTTACAGAAGAATAGTCTAAGCGAACGTGACGAACTCGGCGTGTGGTTCAGCAGCGATGAACAAGCCAAAGAACTGGGTAACGATGTACATCGCTTCCCCGTCATTGCGATCGATTTTCCTAAGTTTGCTGACGGTCGTGGATATTCGATTGCCTACAACCTCAGAACACGCTTCGGCTTTACTGGAGAATTGCGCGCGGTCGGCGATGTCTTGCGTGATCAACTGTTCTACATGCAAAGGGTGGGCTTCAATGCTTTCGCGGTTCGCGCTGACAAGAACATTCACGATGCGGTGAAAAGTTTGTCGGACTTTAGCGAAAAGTATCAAGCTTCAGTCGACGAGAAACAACCCTTATTCCGTCGCACTGAAAGATTTGGCGCTTAA
- the cysD gene encoding sulfate adenylyltransferase subunit CysD produces the protein MNAVAEKHFIDAASNRHLDWLESEAIHIMREVAAECTNPALLFSGGKDSIVLLRIAEKAFRPGKFPFPLVHVDTGHNFPEVIAFRDKRVAELGERLIVGSVEESIKRGTVRLRNPQTDSRNAAQAVTLLETIAEHQFDACIGGARRDEEKARAKERIFSFRDEFGQWNPKAQRPELWDLYNTRVHPGENMRVFPISNWTELDVWQYIAREGLELPSIYFAHEREVIPRNGLLVPLTDLTPPRAGEVVEKRVVRFRTVGDISCTCPVSSDAATVEAIIEETAVTQITERGATRMDDQTSESSMEKRKKEGYF, from the coding sequence ATGAACGCCGTAGCAGAAAAACATTTTATCGATGCCGCCAGTAATCGGCATCTCGATTGGTTGGAGTCGGAAGCCATTCACATCATGCGTGAAGTGGCCGCTGAATGTACCAATCCAGCTTTGCTTTTCTCCGGCGGTAAAGACTCGATCGTGTTGTTACGTATCGCTGAGAAAGCGTTCCGTCCTGGCAAATTCCCCTTCCCATTGGTGCATGTCGATACTGGCCATAACTTCCCCGAAGTGATCGCCTTCCGCGATAAGCGCGTGGCTGAACTTGGTGAGCGCCTGATCGTTGGTTCTGTCGAAGAATCGATCAAACGCGGTACGGTTCGTTTGCGCAATCCACAAACGGATTCACGCAATGCTGCACAAGCCGTGACTTTGTTGGAAACAATCGCCGAGCATCAATTCGATGCCTGCATCGGTGGCGCACGTCGCGATGAAGAAAAAGCCCGCGCCAAAGAACGTATTTTTTCTTTCCGCGACGAATTTGGTCAATGGAATCCGAAAGCACAACGTCCAGAATTGTGGGATCTGTATAACACCCGTGTTCATCCTGGCGAGAACATGCGTGTCTTCCCGATCTCGAATTGGACTGAGCTCGATGTCTGGCAATACATTGCACGCGAAGGCTTGGAACTACCATCGATTTATTTTGCCCATGAACGTGAAGTCATTCCACGTAATGGTTTGTTAGTGCCGCTGACTGATTTAACGCCACCACGCGCTGGCGAAGTGGTTGAAAAACGTGTGGTGCGCTTCCGTACCGTTGGCGATATCTCTTGCACTTGCCCAGTGTCCTCGGACGCGGCCACAGTCGAAGCGATTATCGAAGAAACCGCGGTCACGCAAATTACCGAACGCGGCGCTACCCGAATGGATGATCAGACGTCTGAATCATCGATGGAAAAACGTAAGAAAGAAGGATATTTCTAA